In one Sphingomonas sp. AP4-R1 genomic region, the following are encoded:
- a CDS encoding AarF/ABC1/UbiB kinase family protein: MADDRRPRSVPKSRGSRLSAFGRLAGGVAGGMLAEGARKLASGERPRMSDLLLTPANAARVADQLSHLRGAAMKLGQMISMDAGDMLPAELSKILARLRDNAHHMPPPQLDKVLIAEWGRDWRRRFKSFQAHPIAAASIGQVHRAELPDGRLLAIKVQYPGVAASIDADVNNVATLLRISHLLPRELDIAPLLFEAKRQLHEEADYVRELAMLERYRSLIGDDPAYVVPRAEPNFSTSKVLAMEFVAGERIEALEERSQEQRDRAARALVALVLRELFAWGYMQTDPNFANYRWQAEAERLVLLDFGAARAIQPETQAGYHRLLMAGLSGDKDAVRDAAIHAGFLGATAATRHRAVVDRMVEVILAELNRPGVFDFGDRAFVSVLKEQATVMAEDRATWHLPPVDTLFVQRKISGTALLCARLKARVDVRSMIEAYRDAPPVRKD; encoded by the coding sequence ATGGCGGATGATCGGCGCCCACGGTCCGTGCCCAAGAGCCGCGGGTCGCGGCTCAGCGCGTTTGGCCGTCTGGCCGGCGGGGTTGCCGGTGGCATGCTCGCCGAAGGCGCGCGCAAACTCGCGTCCGGCGAACGCCCGCGAATGAGCGATTTGCTGCTCACGCCAGCGAACGCAGCCCGCGTCGCGGACCAGCTTTCTCATCTGCGCGGTGCGGCGATGAAGCTCGGCCAGATGATCTCGATGGATGCCGGCGACATGTTGCCGGCTGAGCTCTCGAAGATCCTCGCGCGGCTGCGGGACAACGCCCATCACATGCCGCCGCCCCAGCTCGACAAGGTGCTCATTGCGGAATGGGGCCGGGATTGGCGCCGCCGATTCAAAAGCTTTCAGGCGCATCCGATCGCAGCCGCCTCAATCGGGCAGGTCCATCGCGCCGAGCTGCCCGACGGCCGTTTGCTCGCAATCAAGGTCCAATATCCCGGCGTCGCCGCCAGCATTGATGCCGACGTCAACAATGTCGCGACTTTGCTGAGAATCTCACACCTCCTTCCGCGCGAACTCGATATCGCCCCGCTGCTGTTCGAAGCGAAGCGGCAGCTGCACGAAGAGGCCGATTATGTCCGTGAACTCGCTATGCTGGAGCGCTATCGCTCGCTGATCGGCGACGATCCGGCCTATGTCGTTCCGAGAGCTGAGCCAAACTTCAGCACGTCCAAGGTGCTCGCCATGGAGTTTGTAGCCGGTGAGCGGATCGAGGCGTTGGAGGAACGATCGCAAGAGCAGCGTGATCGCGCGGCGAGAGCGCTTGTCGCTCTGGTGCTACGTGAGCTGTTCGCTTGGGGCTACATGCAAACCGATCCCAACTTCGCGAACTATCGCTGGCAGGCCGAAGCGGAACGGCTCGTTCTGCTCGACTTTGGCGCCGCGCGCGCCATCCAGCCGGAGACGCAGGCGGGCTATCACCGATTGCTGATGGCCGGCCTCAGTGGAGACAAAGACGCCGTGCGCGATGCCGCTATCCACGCTGGCTTCCTTGGTGCGACGGCGGCAACCCGCCACCGTGCAGTCGTGGACAGGATGGTTGAGGTGATCCTCGCCGAACTCAACCGCCCCGGAGTCTTCGATTTTGGAGACCGCGCCTTCGTATCCGTGCTGAAGGAGCAGGCGACAGTGATGGCCGAGGATCGCGCCACCTGGCACCTGCCTCCTGTCGACACGCTGTTCGTCCAGCGCAAGATCAGCGGGACCGCGTTGCTGTGCGCGCGGCTCAAAGCGCGCGTCGACGTCCGTTCAATGATCGAAGCCTACCGTGACGCCCCCCCTGTTCGGAAGGATTAG
- a CDS encoding SDR family NAD(P)-dependent oxidoreductase has translation MSGPTAVVIGASGGIGYALVEQLASSSRYAQIHALSRSPRIENARALGGFIDVTDEESVSRAAEAIRGPIDLLIVATGILHEGDHKPERSLQNLSGAAMTRLFAVNTIGPALVLKHFASLLAKDRRASVAVLSARVGSISDNRSGGWYSYRASKAALNMIVRSAAIEIGRSRPEAICVALHPGTVDTPLSGPFQRGVPPEKLFTPWRAARQLLDVIDGLGPSESGGMFAWDGSRIGY, from the coding sequence GTGAGCGGGCCGACGGCGGTGGTCATCGGAGCCAGCGGCGGCATCGGCTATGCCCTTGTCGAGCAGTTGGCGTCATCGAGCCGATACGCGCAAATCCATGCGCTGTCGCGAAGTCCGCGAATCGAAAACGCGCGTGCCCTCGGCGGCTTTATCGATGTTACCGACGAGGAGAGCGTGTCCCGCGCCGCAGAGGCGATCCGCGGTCCGATCGATTTGCTGATCGTTGCCACTGGCATCCTGCACGAGGGCGACCACAAGCCTGAAAGGTCGCTTCAAAACCTGTCGGGTGCGGCAATGACACGGCTTTTTGCGGTAAACACCATCGGGCCGGCCTTGGTCCTCAAGCATTTTGCCTCGCTGCTCGCTAAGGATCGGCGTGCGAGCGTAGCGGTGCTGAGCGCGCGGGTCGGCAGCATTTCAGACAATCGCAGCGGCGGCTGGTATAGCTATCGCGCATCCAAGGCGGCACTAAATATGATCGTCCGATCGGCCGCCATCGAGATCGGCCGATCTCGGCCAGAGGCGATTTGCGTAGCCCTCCATCCAGGAACGGTGGACACGCCGCTTAGTGGACCATTCCAGCGGGGGGTGCCGCCCGAAAAGCTCTTCACTCCGTGGCGCGCCGCCCGCCAATTGCTGGACGTGATAGACGGACTCGGTCCCAGCGAGTCCGGTGGGATGTTTGCCTGGGATGGAAGCCGGATCGGCTACTGA
- a CDS encoding DUF427 domain-containing protein → MHPLDLDSIPSEQETVSGFPRPSIAQPIHNYLRAVLVEQTIAQTRRGARTIETSHPPTYYFPFQDIALDARRPATGFSFCAWKGSAICYDAISEDLCRTREAWSCPTLPFEIIRDHIAFYTAAPNACLVDDEAVVPRPGGLYGGWITVAVSGPFKGDLGSRFR, encoded by the coding sequence ATGCATCCTCTCGATCTGGATTCGATTCCGTCCGAGCAGGAAACCGTATCGGGCTTCCCAAGGCCTTCGATTGCCCAGCCTATCCACAACTATCTGCGGGCCGTACTTGTGGAGCAAACGATTGCGCAGACGCGACGCGGCGCTCGGACGATCGAGACCAGCCACCCGCCGACCTATTATTTCCCATTCCAGGATATTGCCCTCGATGCGCGGCGCCCTGCGACAGGATTCTCCTTCTGCGCGTGGAAGGGATCGGCAATCTGTTATGATGCGATCAGCGAAGACCTGTGCCGTACAAGAGAAGCATGGAGTTGTCCCACGTTGCCGTTCGAGATCATTCGGGATCACATTGCCTTCTATACCGCTGCGCCAAACGCGTGTTTGGTGGATGACGAAGCGGTCGTGCCACGGCCGGGAGGTCTCTACGGCGGCTGGATTACGGTCGCCGTATCAGGCCCTTTCAAAGGTGATCTTGGGAGCCGTTTTCGGTGA